The following is a genomic window from Acidimicrobium ferrooxidans DSM 10331.
GCTCGACAGCCGCCGCGAGCGCCTCGTGCACCATCAGCTCGGTCGACGGCGTCCTCGCCACGACGTGCGGGATGACACCCCAGCTCAGTGTCAGCGACCGCGCAGCGCGCGGATCGGGGGTCGCGCCGAGGATCGCCACCGCTGGACGGAAGCGCGCCAGCACCCGAGCACTGTGTCCCGACTCGGTGAGGGCCACCACCGCACGCACCGGGACGGATCGAGTCATCCGCGTGGCGGCCTCTCCGATCGCATCGGCGACGGAGTGGGCCACAGGCGAGGGCCTCGTGAGCAGCGTGAGCGCCTGGTTGTCCACCTCGCGCTCGGTCGCACGCGCGATGCGATCCATGGTGGCGATGGCCTCGACCGGAAAGGCCCCAACGGCCGTCTCGGCCGACAGCATCAGTGCGTCCGAGCCATCGAGAATCGCGTTGGCGACGTCGGATGCCTCGGCCCTCGTCGGCGACCCCGCCTCGATCATCGACTCGAGCATCTGGGTCGCAGTGATCACCGGCTTGCCGGCTTCGTTGGCCAGGTGGATGATCTGCTTCTGCAGGAGTGGGATCCGCTCGACGGGCATCTCGACTCCGAGATCGCCGCGGGCGACCATCACGGCGTCCGAGGCAGCGACGATCTCGCCGATGCGCTGGATCGCCTCCTTGCGCTCGATCTTCGCAACGAGCATCACGCGGCTCGCCGCGCCCGCGCGGTCGATCTGGCGTCGAGCAACCTCGAGGTCCGAGGCCGAGCCCACGAACGACAGCGCGATGAAGTCGACGCCCGCCTCCAGCCCAAAGGCGATGTCGGCGAAGTCGTCTTCGGTGAGTGCGGGCAGCTCCAGATACGAATCCGGGAAGTTCACGCCCTTGCGGACCGACAGTGGCCCCCCCTGGACGACCGTGGCCTCCACCCAGCCGTCCTCCGAGCGGTCGACCACGAGGCGGACCGCGCCGTCAGCGAAGGCGATCGTCGCCCCTGGGGGCACGGTATGGAGGATGCCGAGCCGACTGATGTGAATCGCGGCGTGGCGGGCGCTCCCCTCCTCGGCGATCTGGACGACCTCGCCGGGCTGGAGCTGTGTCGCGTCGTCGGCCAGCGACTCGATCCGAAGCTTCGGTCCGGCGAGATCGAGCAGCACGCCGACCGTCTTGCCGGTCCGAGCAGCGGCTTGACGAACGAGCTCGATCGAGCGGGCATGGTCTGCGGTGCTGCCGTGTGAGCAGTTGATCCGCGCGACATCCATGCCAGCCTCGATCATCGCCGTCAAGGTCCCGAGGTTCGATGAAGCCGGACCAATACTCGCAACGATCTTCGTGCGCCGGTGCTCGCGCATGCGCCTCCTCTCTCGTCGAGGTCAGGCTACGTGCCGGCGCTGCCGAGCTCGACGAGTCCGCGCGCGACGTGCTCGAGAAAGCGCCGAATCGTCGCGTCGGCGACCCGATAGAGGAGCGTCTGGTCGATGAGCAGACCGGTCCGTCCGAGCGGCGGTCGATAGCTCCCCTCGAGCCAGAGCTGACAGAGCTCGGGGCCAACCTTCGAAACCCCGAGCAGGCCGTCGAGCCGCGGAAAGAGCCACGGAGCTTGCGCGCCCTCCCACGTCATCGGAAGCTGGAGTTCGTCGTCACCGAGGCGCCGTGGGCTCGCGATCCGAAACGCCACCGGCGTGCGCAAGAGTCCAGCCCGAAGACCGAGCACCGCGCGCAGACCGGCGTCATCGGCCGTCACCTCGCTCGCGAGATCACCGAGCCACTCGGCACTCTGGCGCGACAGCAGCGGGGCAGCGACCTCGAACGGCAACGGCAGCTCGACGAAGTCGCGGACGAAGCGCACCGGGACCGACCCGTCGTGCTCTCGCTCCTCGGCCTCCACGCTGTCCTCCACGAACTCCATGCCCTCCGTGCGTGAACCGCCCGAGGGGCTCACCCACCTCTCGTCTCTAGGCTACGCGCGCCACGCATCTAGGCCAAGGAGTACGCCTCACGGTGTGACACTGGTCCCTAGCCGGTGGGGTCGGACGACCGTGCTGCGGCCGGCGGAACGGATGCCAGGACCATCGCAGCGAGCGCGAGAAGTCCACCGACCACCACCGGTAGGCCCAGGGATGCATACCCGAAGGCCAGCGACGCGAGCGCGGCGAACAGCGGTTCGGCCGCATAGATCACGGAGATCTGCACGCTGTCGGCGTGAGCGAGCGCCCAGGCTTGGACCACGAAGGCGAGTGCGCTCGCGAGCACCCCATCGTAGACGATGGCCGTCACCGCGATCGGCGTGAGGTGCGTCGGCACGAGACCCGCACCCACGAGCGGTGCCGCGACCACGGTCGCGGCCGCGATCGTCGTCATCTGCAGTGCCGCTGTCACCATCGCATCACCGGGAGACCCGAGCTCCTCGAGCACGACGATCTGAGCCCCGAAGAAGCCGGCGCACGCGAGTTCGAGGCCGATCCCGACGAACGACGCATGCCCTCGTGGGGCCGAGAGCACCACGAGGGCGAGGGCCGCGAGGACGATACCGACGAGCTGACGAGCGCTCGGACGTCGACCGAGCGCCATCACGAAGATCGGCACAACCACCACCGACAAGCCCGTCAGAAACCCCGCGATGGTCGGTGACACGTAGCGTTGACCCTCGATCTGAGTGAGGTAGCCGCCAAAGAGCGCGAGGCCGCTCGCCAGGCCGGCAACGACGCTCCGTCGATCGATGCGATGGCCCCGTGCGAGCGCCAGCACCCACAGCACGAGCGCCGCGACGCTGAAGCGTCCGAAGGTGAGCTCGACCGGGCCGAGACTCCCGAGTGCGCGCTCGTTCAGCGGAAAGGTGACTCCCCAGATCGCCGTGACCCCCACGACGGCCCACGAGGCACGGCCCCTTGCCGGACTCCTCACATCGTCTCCGGTAGCATGGCGGCCCAATGGCCCTCGAGCAGCACAGTCCTCGCCTCACCCGACCACTCGTCCTCGCCGAGTCGGTCGCCTACCTCCTGATCGGCCTCGTCCTCGTCGTCATGAGCGCCGAGACGCTGTGGCAACTCGCGCGCGCCGTGTTCGTCGACGTCTCGCTCAACGGCGACGTCACCGCCCAGCTCGTCGGCGCCCTGAACGACGCGCTCTTCGTCATCATTCTGCTCGAGCTGCTCTCGAGTGTGATCAGCCACCTTCGCAAGGGAGGTCTGCAGCTTCGCCCCTTCCTCGTGATCGGCATCGTGTCATCCGTACGGCGTATCTTGGTCCTCGGCGCGCAGCTCTCGATCTCCCGAACCCATGGCGCGCAGACCCGCTCGAGCCTCGAGGAGCTTGCCCTCGACGCAGGGGTCGTCTTGATCCTGACCGCGGCTCTGTGGCTCAGTCGAGTTCGTCCGCAGCGCCGACGGGCTCGACGAGTACGGGCTTCCTGGCAGCGCCCACCTCGTCGAGACGCCTGACCGGCGTCGTCCGGGGCGCCTCGGCGAGCTCGGCCGGCGTCGTCCGCGCGATCTCGACGAGCCGCTCGAACGCCTGCGCGAGCGCCTCGAGCGTCTCCGGAGACTCGGTTTCGGTCGGCTCGATCATGAGCGCCTCGTCGACGATGAGCGGAAAGTAGACGGTCGGGGCGTGGAACCCGAACTCGAGCAGACCCTTGGCGATGTCGGAGGCACGCACGCCGGCCTCGCTGCGAAACTCCTTGGCGCTCGCCACGAACTCGTGCATGCACGGCTCGTCGAAAGCCGCGGGCAACACGGGCTGAAGGCGCTGCTGGAGCCACCTGGCGTTCAAGACGGCGACTTCACTCATGCGACGGAGGCCATCCGGGCCGTGGTAGCGCATGAAGGCCCAGGCACGAGCGAGCACCAGTGCGTTGCCGTGGAACGCGTGCACGTTGCCGATGGACGACGGTGGCGTCCACCACTCGAGCTGCCCCGTTGCGCCAGGGCGAGGCAGCGGACCAGGCAGGAACGCCTCGAGGGCGCTCGTCACCGCGACGGGACCCGCCCCAGGACCACCGCCGCCGTGCGGGGTGGCGAAGGTCTTGTGGAGGTTGGAGTGCACGATGTCGAAACCCATGTCTCCGGGTCGCGCGACACCGACGATCGCGTTCAGATTGGCGCCGTCGTAGTAGGCGAGCGCGCCGACCTCGTGCACGAGCCGCAAGATCTCGGCGACGTCACGCTCGAACAGCCCCAGCGTGTTCGGGTTGGTCAACATGATGCCGGCGACGGAGTCGTCGAGCACGCGTCGCAGGTCGTCGAGCGAGACCAAGCCTCGCGCATCGGAGCGAACCGTCACGGCCTCGTAGCCGGCCAAGGTCACCGAGGCCGGATTCGTCCCGTGCGCCGAGTCGGGGATGATGATCCGTCGGGGGTCTCGCCCCGAAGCCCGGTGGTAGGCGCCCATGATCAGCAGACCAGTGAGCTCACCGGCGGCACCCGCCGGTGGCTGCAGGGTCGCCGCCGCCATGCCGGTGATCTCGCAAATCGCAGCCTCGAGCTCGGCGAGCAGTTCCAACCAACCCTGGACGGCACGCTCGGGTGTGTCAGGGTGCACCCCGGCGAGCCCTGGGAGGGCCGCGACCTCGTCGGCGAACTTCGGGTTGTACTTCATCGTGCACGACCCCAACGGATAGGCCCCCAGGTCGACCGAGTAGTTGCGAGAGGCCAGTCTCGTGTAGTGGGCGACGAGGTCACGCTCCGATACCTCAGGGAGCGCGGCCGGCTCGCGACGGAGCCACGGACCGAGCTCCTCGAGCGACGCCTCCGGGATCGCACTGTGACGCAGCGTGTCGGCTCGGCGGCCCCGGACCGACAACTCGAACGCCGTCGGCTCGGCATCACGTCCGACGAGCGGGGCGGACGCTGCACGACCGCCTGGGCGCGCACCTCGGGTCGACACCTAGCGGACCTCCTTTGCGATCCGATCGACGAACGCGTCGATCTCCTCTCGAGTCCGTGCCTCCGTCGCGGTGAGCACGAGCCAGGTCGGCTCCTCGGGGACCAGGACACCGGCCAGCCAACCATCCTCGAGGAGCCGCTCGCGGACCGGCCGCGCCTCCACCTCGAGATCGACGACGAACTCACGAACGAACGGCCGGCCGAGCACCGAGAGTCCCGCGGCCTCGAGTCGGTCAGCGAGGTAGTGCGCGGCGTTGTAGCACGAGCGGGCGAGCTCGACCATGCCTTGCTTGCCGCGCCACGCCAGGTAGACGCCCGCCCAGATCGCGAGCAGCGTCTGGTTCGTGCACACGTTGGACGTCGCCCTCTCACGCCGGATATCCTGCTCGCGGGTGCGCAACGTGGTCACGAAGCCGCGCCGACCCTCGACGTCGACCGTCTGACCGACGAGGCGGCCCGGCACGAGCCGCACCAGCTCGCTCCGGGTGGCAAACAGCCCGAGGTAGGGCCCGCCGAACGAGAGCGGGATGCCGAGGCTCTGTCCCTCGGCGACCACGACGTCGGCGCCGAAGCTGCCCGGCGGCTCGAGCAAGGCGCACGCGACGGGGTCGGCAACGACCACCAGGAGTGCCTCCATGGCGTCGGCGACCCGACGCGCCTCCCGCAGGTCCTCCACCCGCCCGAGCGCGTTCGGATAGCCGATGACGAGCGCCGAAGCCTCGGCGTCGACCGCTGCGAGGTCGGTCGCCAGATCGTCACGGAGACCCACGCTGACGAGCTCGAGTCCTCGCCCGCGGCCCAAGGTGGCCAGTGCGCCCCGATAGCGGGGATGAATGCCCTGCGACACGACGATACGGTTCCGCTTGGTGGCCCCGACCGCGAGGTTGACGGCCTCGACCACCGCAGCGGCGCCATCGTAGAGCGAGGCGTTGGCGAGGTCCATGCCGAAGAGGCGCGCAATCGAGGTCTGGAACTCGAACAGCGCTTGGAGCACTCCCTGAGAGACCTCCGGCTGGTACGGGGTGTAGGCCGTCACGAAGGCACTCTGGAGCGCGAGCGCTCGCACGGCACTCGGCACGTCGTGGTCGTAGGCCCCGCCGCCGGCGAACACCACGAGGTCGCGTCGAGCGCCAGCGTTCCGGCGCGAGCGCCGTTCCGCCTCCTCGAGCACCTCGACCTCGGCCAGGGCCGGGGGTAGTTCCAGCGGTCGCCCCAAGCGGAGCGACGCGGGGATCGATGCGTAGAGCTCCTCGAGCGACGCCAACCCCACCTCGGCCAGCATGCGCTCGATCTGCGCCTCGGTGTGCGGTACGAAACTCCCCACGACCACCTCCTCAATGATCACGAACGCAGGTCGACGAACGGGACGGCTGCACGCTCGAGGTCCAACGACCCGCGAGCACGAACCGCCCGGAACGGCCCTGCCGCGGCCTCCGGGTCGACGTAGGCGAGGCCGATGCCGACGCCCGCGAGCGGCGAGTACCCACCCGACGAAATCGAGCCGACGGCCGTCGAGGCGGCATCGACGAGGACGTCGTGGGCGCGTGGAGGCTGTCTCGTCAGCGAGCGAACGCCGATCAGAATCGGGTTGACACCCGCGGCCTGCTGGGCGAGCAACGCCTCACGACCAGGGAAGGGCCCCTTCTCAAACGCGACGACCCAGCCGAGGCCCGCGTTCAGCGGCGTGAGGCCAGGTCCGAGCTCGTTGCCGTGCAGCGGCAGGCCAGCCTCGAGCCGCAGCGAGTCGCGCGCACCCAACCCGCAGGCGACGGCCCCTCGCTCGAGCAGCCGTTCCATCAACGCCACCGCATCGTCAGGGGCGACCTCGAGCTCCACGCCTGGGCCACCTGTGTAGCCCGTGCCCGCGACCCGCACCTCGATGTCGCCGATGCGGCCTGTCACGATGCGATTGCGCGCCGGCGGCTCTGCTCCCTCGAGGAGAGGGCCGAGCAGGGCCGCAGCACCAGGCCCCTGGAGCGCGAGGATGCATCGCGAGCGAGTGATGTCACGACCGCCGAGTGCGGCGGTCACGTTCTCCGTATTGGCCGCGTTCGGCATCACGTGGAATCGCTCGCGATCGACCCACCACACGATGATGTCGTCGAGCACCGATCCATCGACGTCGAGCAGGTGCGTGTACTGCGCTCGCTGCGGACCGATCTTGCGCAGATCGTTCGTCAGCGTCGCTTGAAGCCGGTCGAACGCGTCGGGTCCCTCGACGACGACCGTACCGAGATGGGAGACGTCGAACACTCCGACGCCGGTGCGCACCGCGAGGTGTTCGGCGATCGTCCCGCTGGGGTAGGAAACTGGCATCTCCCAACCACCAAAGAGCGTGAATCGAGCCCCAAGGTCGCGGTGGAGGTCATAGAGCGCGGTGCGTTCGGGCACCCCGCCATGCTACCGCTGAGCGCGGACGTGGCGCTCAGACGCCCGGCCGAGCCGAGACGATCGGCAGCTCGATCCGTTCGGCGTCTTCGGTCCTCGAGAGCCGCAGTCGCTCGCCCATCGGGTCGATCTCGAGCCCCACGTGGGCATGATCGGCGCACCACGCCTGGAGCACCTCGAGCACGCTCGTCCCCGGATCCTGCGCGACGATCGTTGCGCTCATCCCGGGCGTGGCGACCGGCTCGTAGGCGATCAACACGGACCCACCCATGACCAACACGCTGAGCAGCATCGCCTCGGGCACCTCGGCGAAGGCGAGCCACGCCTGGTGCGCCATGTACTGCTGGGCCCGCCGACGTCGGATGCCCTCCATGAACCGCCGATGCCGCCGCCACCCGATGAGGAACGCCGTGATCCCGAGCCCGAGCACGAGCGACGGGAACACCACCAACGCCAGCGTCGACCCCTGAGGCACACTTCTAGTGTACGACCTCACCACGCGCCGAGCACGAGCGGCCAGGCTCGATAGCATGAGCCCATGCCTCGCTCGCTGCGGCGCGCCGTTCCCACTCTGATCACGCTCGCACGAGCGGCGTTGTTGATCCCGTTCTGGCGTCTCGCCGTCGACGAGCACCGCACGGGAGCCGCCGCCGTCGTCGCCGTCACCATCGGGGCGACCGACTTCCTCGACGGCTACAGCGCTCGTCACCTCGACGCCGTCACCACCGTCGGCAAGGTGCTCGATCCCACGCTCGACCGAGTCGCACTGCTGGTGAGCTGGCTCGTCGCACTCGAGGAGCACCTCTTGCCGACCTGGTTGCTGTGGTTGATCCTGCTTCGGGAGGTCGCCGTCAGCGCCGTCACGCTCACGTCGCTCGTGCGCACGCATCGACGCCAAGACGTCGTCTTCGTCGGCAAGGCGGGTACCTTCGGCCTCCTCGCTGCCTTCCCGCTGGCGCTGATTGCGCGCGCCACACGCCTCGACATCTTGGCCAAGGGAGCCACCCTCATCGCCACCGTCGCCCTCGCACTCCTCACCGTTGCCCTGATGCGCTACGCCACCCAGCTCCGAGACGACCTCGATAGGCTGTCGCGCGAAGCACCACCTGCTTCGTAACGAGGCACCCCCACCAGAGCGAACCCGGGAGGCGCACCGTGCAGGCTGTCATCATCGCCGGAGGCGAGGGAACCCGCCTTCGGCCCCTCACCTCGACCACTCCGAAGCCGCTGCTCCCGGTCGCGAACCGGCCCATGATCGCCCGCGTCGTCGACCTCCTCGTCGCCAATGGCATTGACGACATCATCGTCACCGTGGCCTACCTGGGCTCGGCCATTCGCACCTATCTCGGCGACGGCACCGACTGGGGAGCGCGTATCCGCTACCTCCAGGAGGAGTCGCCGCTCGGGACCGCAGGCGCGGTCCGCAACGCCAGACACCTCCTCGAGGACACCTTCATCGTGCTCTCTGGCGACGTCGTGACGACCGTGGATCTCGAGGCCGCGCGACGCTTCCACCACGAACGGGGCGCCAGTGCGACCATGGTCCTCACCACCGTCCCCGATCCCACCGAGTTCGGCGTCGTCGCGACCGAAGACAGCGGAGCGGTCACCAGGCTCATCGAGAAGCCGTCGTGGGGCGAGGTCTTCACGGACACGGTGAACACCGGCGTCTACATCCTCGAACCGTCCGTCCTCGATCGCATCCCCGCCAACCGTGCGGTGGACTTCTCCGAGGAGGTGTTCCCGCAGATCCTCGACGACCGCGGAGCGCTGTTTGGCTACGTGGCCGACGGCTATTGGGCCGACGTCGGCACCTTCTCGGGATTTCACCAGACCCACCACGACGTGCTCGACGGGCGTGCCGGCATCGCTCCCTCGGGCTTCGAACTGGCTCCCGGCGTCTACGTCGGTGACCGCTCGACGATCGACCCCTCGGCACTCTTGGAGGCGCCGTGCATCGTCGGCAACGACGTTCGCATCGGCCCCGGGTCGAGGCTCGGCCCCTACACCGTGGTTGGCCACGGCGTGCGGGTGGGGTCCGACGTCCATCTTGACGGCACCATCGTCTTCGACCACGCATGGATCGCCGACGGGGCACGTCTCGGCCGCGCGATCGTCGGCCGCGGCGTCGACATCCGCCGCCGGGTCAACGTACACGATGGCGCAGTGCTCGCCGACGGCGTCCTCGTCGGACGCGACGCGGTGGTGCGAGCCGACATTCGGGTGTATCCGGGCAAAACGGTCGATCCGCTCGCCACGGTCGCCAACTCCATCGTCTGGGAGAGTGGCGCGAGTCGGACGGTGTTCGGGCCGCTCGGCATCTCCGGCCTCGCCAACGTCGACATCAACCCAGAGATGGCGACACGGATCGCGATGGCGCTCGCATCGCAGCTCCCCCCCAACGGCGCAGTCCTCGCGGCACGCGACACCTCACGGGCCGCACGCATCATCAAGCGCGCGATGATGGTCGGGTTCAACGCCGTCGGGCTCGACGTCTGGGACCTCGAGGCAACGACCACCCCGGTCCTCCGTCACGCCGTGGCCGCCACCGATGCGGTCGCCGGGGTACGAGTCGCCCTCGACGCCGACGATCCCCAAGCCCTGACCATCGAGCTCCTCGGGGCCGAAGGCGCCGACCTCGTCGCGACCGAGCGACGCAAGGTGGAGCGCGCGCTCGAGCGCGAGGAGTTTCGCAGGGTCTCCGCGAGCGAGATCGGCGATCTCGTCATGGTCTCCCACGCGACCGACCGATGGAAGGCAGCGGTGACCGCCCTGCTCGACATCGAGCGGATTCGGGAGCGCGCCTTCAAGCTGGTCCTCGACTACTCGTACGGCGTCGTGGCGTCGAGCCTTCCGCAAGCGATCGCGTCGTTCCACGCGGACGTTCTCGCCACCCACGCCTACCCCTCGACCGCACGCCTCATACGACTTCGACTGGAGGAGCAGATCGCCGAACTCGGCCGTCTGGTTCGAGGCGCCAAGGCCGACCTCGGTGCGATCGTGAACGCCGGCGGCGAACGGCTGCTGCTCACCGATGCGCGCGGTCGCGTCGTCCCGATCGCCGGTATCGCCACCATCCTCGCCGAGCACCTGGTCGCGACCGGGAAGGTCCGGCGGCTCGTGGCGAGCGCGGCCGTCGCGAGTTCGGTCGCCGACACCGCTCGCGCCCTCGGCATCGAGTTCGCATGGTGCGGGCTCTCGCGAGCTGATCTCGCCGCCGCCGTCGCCGATGCACCAGGAACGCTCGCCATCGGCCACAGCGGCCTCGTGTTCTACTCCGGATGCGCGAGCTCGTCGGACGCAGCCGTCACCCTCGGACTCATCTTGGAGGCCCTCGCCACCACCGGAACCGATCTCGCCCATGTCATCGACCGCACGCCCGCCGAGACGACGGTGGCCGAGGCGGTACCCGTCCCGTACGCGGTCCTCGGTGCGACGATGCGGGGGCTGCGCACCTTCGCCGAGGAGCAGGGGCCGGTCGAGCTCGTCGCGACCGATGGCCTTCGAGCGCAGTTCCAGGACCGATTCTGGCTCCTCTCGCCCGACCCCCAAGAACCGGTCGTGACCGTCATCGTGGGTGCGGCC
Proteins encoded in this region:
- a CDS encoding DMT family transporter — protein: MRSPARGRASWAVVGVTAIWGVTFPLNERALGSLGPVELTFGRFSVAALVLWVLALARGHRIDRRSVVAGLASGLALFGGYLTQIEGQRYVSPTIAGFLTGLSVVVVPIFVMALGRRPSARQLVGIVLAALALVVLSAPRGHASFVGIGLELACAGFFGAQIVVLEELGSPGDAMVTAALQMTTIAAATVVAAPLVGAGLVPTHLTPIAVTAIVYDGVLASALAFVVQAWALAHADSVQISVIYAAEPLFAALASLAFGYASLGLPVVVGGLLALAAMVLASVPPAAARSSDPTG
- the pyk gene encoding pyruvate kinase, which gives rise to MREHRRTKIVASIGPASSNLGTLTAMIEAGMDVARINCSHGSTADHARSIELVRQAAARTGKTVGVLLDLAGPKLRIESLADDATQLQPGEVVQIAEEGSARHAAIHISRLGILHTVPPGATIAFADGAVRLVVDRSEDGWVEATVVQGGPLSVRKGVNFPDSYLELPALTEDDFADIAFGLEAGVDFIALSFVGSASDLEVARRQIDRAGAASRVMLVAKIERKEAIQRIGEIVAASDAVMVARGDLGVEMPVERIPLLQKQIIHLANEAGKPVITATQMLESMIEAGSPTRAEASDVANAILDGSDALMLSAETAVGAFPVEAIATMDRIARATEREVDNQALTLLTRPSPVAHSVADAIGEAATRMTRSVPVRAVVALTESGHSARVLARFRPAVAILGATPDPRAARSLTLSWGVIPHVVARTPSTELMVHEALAAAVERGLAEVGELVVIVAGIPFGVRGTTNLIKLQAVGDGFFAPAEGV
- the gcvPA gene encoding aminomethyl-transferring glycine dehydrogenase subunit GcvPA, with the translated sequence MIIEEVVVGSFVPHTEAQIERMLAEVGLASLEELYASIPASLRLGRPLELPPALAEVEVLEEAERRSRRNAGARRDLVVFAGGGAYDHDVPSAVRALALQSAFVTAYTPYQPEVSQGVLQALFEFQTSIARLFGMDLANASLYDGAAAVVEAVNLAVGATKRNRIVVSQGIHPRYRGALATLGRGRGLELVSVGLRDDLATDLAAVDAEASALVIGYPNALGRVEDLREARRVADAMEALLVVVADPVACALLEPPGSFGADVVVAEGQSLGIPLSFGGPYLGLFATRSELVRLVPGRLVGQTVDVEGRRGFVTTLRTREQDIRRERATSNVCTNQTLLAIWAGVYLAWRGKQGMVELARSCYNAAHYLADRLEAAGLSVLGRPFVREFVVDLEVEARPVRERLLEDGWLAGVLVPEEPTWLVLTATEARTREEIDAFVDRIAKEVR
- a CDS encoding CDP-alcohol phosphatidyltransferase family protein — encoded protein: MPRSLRRAVPTLITLARAALLIPFWRLAVDEHRTGAAAVVAVTIGATDFLDGYSARHLDAVTTVGKVLDPTLDRVALLVSWLVALEEHLLPTWLLWLILLREVAVSAVTLTSLVRTHRRQDVVFVGKAGTFGLLAAFPLALIARATRLDILAKGATLIATVALALLTVALMRYATQLRDDLDRLSREAPPAS
- a CDS encoding sugar phosphate nucleotidyltransferase, whose amino-acid sequence is MQAVIIAGGEGTRLRPLTSTTPKPLLPVANRPMIARVVDLLVANGIDDIIVTVAYLGSAIRTYLGDGTDWGARIRYLQEESPLGTAGAVRNARHLLEDTFIVLSGDVVTTVDLEAARRFHHERGASATMVLTTVPDPTEFGVVATEDSGAVTRLIEKPSWGEVFTDTVNTGVYILEPSVLDRIPANRAVDFSEEVFPQILDDRGALFGYVADGYWADVGTFSGFHQTHHDVLDGRAGIAPSGFELAPGVYVGDRSTIDPSALLEAPCIVGNDVRIGPGSRLGPYTVVGHGVRVGSDVHLDGTIVFDHAWIADGARLGRAIVGRGVDIRRRVNVHDGAVLADGVLVGRDAVVRADIRVYPGKTVDPLATVANSIVWESGASRTVFGPLGISGLANVDINPEMATRIAMALASQLPPNGAVLAARDTSRAARIIKRAMMVGFNAVGLDVWDLEATTTPVLRHAVAATDAVAGVRVALDADDPQALTIELLGAEGADLVATERRKVERALEREEFRRVSASEIGDLVMVSHATDRWKAAVTALLDIERIRERAFKLVLDYSYGVVASSLPQAIASFHADVLATHAYPSTARLIRLRLEEQIAELGRLVRGAKADLGAIVNAGGERLLLTDARGRVVPIAGIATILAEHLVATGKVRRLVASAAVASSVADTARALGIEFAWCGLSRADLAAAVADAPGTLAIGHSGLVFYSGCASSSDAAVTLGLILEALATTGTDLAHVIDRTPAETTVAEAVPVPYAVLGATMRGLRTFAEEQGPVELVATDGLRAQFQDRFWLLSPDPQEPVVTVIVGAADPEVAKDDLAVLRTAVAARRDEATQGRKGSNSNGSLPPSTSARG
- a CDS encoding phosphate-starvation-inducible PsiE family protein is translated as MALEQHSPRLTRPLVLAESVAYLLIGLVLVVMSAETLWQLARAVFVDVSLNGDVTAQLVGALNDALFVIILLELLSSVISHLRKGGLQLRPFLVIGIVSSVRRILVLGAQLSISRTHGAQTRSSLEELALDAGVVLILTAALWLSRVRPQRRRARRVRASWQRPPRRDA
- the gcvPB gene encoding aminomethyl-transferring glycine dehydrogenase subunit GcvPB, producing MSVRGRRADTLRHSAIPEASLEELGPWLRREPAALPEVSERDLVAHYTRLASRNYSVDLGAYPLGSCTMKYNPKFADEVAALPGLAGVHPDTPERAVQGWLELLAELEAAICEITGMAAATLQPPAGAAGELTGLLIMGAYHRASGRDPRRIIIPDSAHGTNPASVTLAGYEAVTVRSDARGLVSLDDLRRVLDDSVAGIMLTNPNTLGLFERDVAEILRLVHEVGALAYYDGANLNAIVGVARPGDMGFDIVHSNLHKTFATPHGGGGPGAGPVAVTSALEAFLPGPLPRPGATGQLEWWTPPSSIGNVHAFHGNALVLARAWAFMRYHGPDGLRRMSEVAVLNARWLQQRLQPVLPAAFDEPCMHEFVASAKEFRSEAGVRASDIAKGLLEFGFHAPTVYFPLIVDEALMIEPTETESPETLEALAQAFERLVEIARTTPAELAEAPRTTPVRRLDEVGAARKPVLVEPVGAADELD
- the gcvT gene encoding glycine cleavage system aminomethyltransferase GcvT — protein: MPERTALYDLHRDLGARFTLFGGWEMPVSYPSGTIAEHLAVRTGVGVFDVSHLGTVVVEGPDAFDRLQATLTNDLRKIGPQRAQYTHLLDVDGSVLDDIIVWWVDRERFHVMPNAANTENVTAALGGRDITRSRCILALQGPGAAALLGPLLEGAEPPARNRIVTGRIGDIEVRVAGTGYTGGPGVELEVAPDDAVALMERLLERGAVACGLGARDSLRLEAGLPLHGNELGPGLTPLNAGLGWVVAFEKGPFPGREALLAQQAAGVNPILIGVRSLTRQPPRAHDVLVDAASTAVGSISSGGYSPLAGVGIGLAYVDPEAAAGPFRAVRARGSLDLERAAVPFVDLRS